GTTCTGGTGAACCGGATCATGACCGGGCTTGCCCGACGCGGCGGCGGGATCGTTTTGATGCATGACCTGCAGGGGCGCACGGCGCGCGCCATCGGGCCGCTTCTGGACCGGCTGGAGGCGGAAGGCTACAAGGTGGTGACGGTAAAATACGGCCGTCCGCCCGAGGAAGCGCCCGAAACGCTGATGGCGCGTCTTTCGCGCGGCCGCGATTAGGCCGCATCCGGGGCGTACCGCAAGCGCGCGAACCGGCTTGAAAACGGGGCATATGCGGTCTAGAACCGGCGCCATTGCGGCGGTTGCGATGGTGACCGGCACGCCATTGATGCGCTTCCCGGGGTTGAGCGGGCGCGCGGGTTTTCAGCAACACGGGAGGCCTCCTTGAGCCAGCGTAAACTCTTTCTTCTGCCCGGCGACGGCATTGGTCCGGAAATCACCGCGGAACTCGAAAAGATCATTGCCTTCATGAACGACAAGGCCGGCGCCGGCTTCGAAGTCGAAAAGGGCCTCGTCGGCGGTTCGGCCTATGATGCCCACGGCGTGGCGATCTCCGATGAGGACATGGCGCGGGCCATGGCGGCCGACGCCGTCATTCTCGCCGCCGTCGGCGGCCCCAAATGGGACAATGTGCCCTATGACGTGCGCCCCGAAGCTGGCCTTCTGCGGCTGCGCAAGGACATGCAGCTCTTCGCCAATCTGCGTCCGGCCATCTGCTATTCCGCGCTTGCCGCCTCCTCCTCGCTGAAGCCGGAACTGGTCGAGGGCCTCGATATCCTGATCGTGCGCGAACTGACCGGCGGCGTCTATTTCGGCGAGCCGAAGGAGATCATCGATCTCGACAACGGTCAGCAGCGCGCCATCGACACGCAGGTCTATGATACCTACGAGATCGAGCGCATCGCCGCCGTCGCCTTCGAGCTCGCCCGTACCCGCGACAATCGCGTCTGCTCGATGGAAAAGCGCAATGTGATGAAATCCGGCCTGTTCTGGAACCAGGTCGTCACCCGCGTTCACGACGAGAAATTCTCCGATGTGAAGCTATCGCACATGCTGGCCGATGCCGGCGGCATGCAGCTGGTGCGCGCGCCCAAGCAGTTCGACGTGATCGTCACCGACAATCTCTTTGGCGACATGCTCTCCGACGTCGCCGCCATGCTGACCGGTTCTCTCGGCATGTTGCCGTCGGCCTCGCTCGGCGCGGAAGACCCGGAAACCGGCAAGCGCAAGGCGATGTACGAGCCCGTTCATGGCTCGGCGCCCGATATCGCCGGGCAGGGCGTTGCCAACCCGCTGGCCATGATCGCCTCCTTCGCCATGTGCCTGCGATACTCCTTCAACATGATTGCCGAGGCCGAGGCGCTGGAAGCGGCGATCGCCGATGTGCTGGAGGATGGCTACCGCACCGGCGACATCATGGCCGAAGGGTGCAGGAAGGTCGGAACCGCGGAAATGGGCGATGCGGTGCTTGCCGCGCTTGCGAAGAAACTCGCCGCCTGATGTCCTTCGGCGCCGGTCTTTCACGGGCCGGCATGGAGGCTTGGCGGCGGTCTGCCGCCAAGATCGTTCCGCCAGAAAACTATCCACTTTTCAGCATGACGCCCTAGATGGAAGCGGATGACAGACAAACACCCGCTCCCTCCCGCACTCTACCGGACCAGGCTCCGTCTCTTCTGGAGACGGAGAAAGACGCAGAAGCCTTTCTCGCTCTCGGCCACCTGCTGGCCGTGGTTCCTTCTGCCTGCCGCGACGATGGCGCTTCTTTCCTTCGCGGCCCTTGACGGCCCGGTGGCCTCCGCCCGCGACGCGATGTCGGCGTCATTCCAGGACCTTGCCGCGCGATTGACGGATCTGACGACTTCGCCCTGGATTCTCGTGACCAGCGGAGCGGTGACGCTTGGCGCGCTTGCGGTTCTTGCCCGCGCCGGCAGGACGTCGGCGCGATATCGTGCCGTCCATGTCGCCCATCAGGCGATTTATGTCTTTTCCACCGTTGCGTTCGCCAGCGCCTCGGTCAATGTCGTGAAGCGGCTGATCGGCAGGGCGCGCCCGTCGCTTTTCGACAATGTCGGCGACTTCCATTTCCAGTTCGGCGGCTGGGCCTATGACTATGCGAGCTTTCCCTCAGGTCACGCCACGACATCCGGCGCCGTCTTTGCCGCGCTGGCATTGCTGTTTCCCCGGATGGGACCGGTCTTTGCCAGCATGGCCATCTTCTTCGCCTTTGCCCGCGTCGCCGTCGGCGCGCATTATCCGAGCGATATCTCGACCGGCTTGTTCTACGGGGCGTGGATTGCGGTGCTTACGGCAGTGATCTTTGCCCGCTATCGTTTGCTGTTCACCATCCCTGAGAAGGGGCTGCCTCAGCGCAGGTGAGGGCCGCCCGACCAATGCCGCGGCGAGCACCCTTCGGCTCGGGCGAAAGCAAACAAAACGATTTAGTTTCTCTCTGTTAGCAATCTATGGGTGTGTCCGATGCGCATATCGCGGTTGCGAAATAAAACGAAGGGAGATTCTAATGCAATACCATGTATAATTTATTCAAAAAGGTAGATACCTTAGGACGGTTCTCGGAATATAAACCAGTTTGAACCTGAAAAACCAGAAATTCAACGTGTGGTGGCTACAAAACCGTGAATTCGGCGATACATTCATTAGTGAAAGCTGATGCTAGACGTCAGCGAAGCTGCAACAGACACGGAAACATCATATGCGAGGCGCCCTCACGAGTTTCCTGGGCAGAATTGTGCGCAAGCCGACCTTGGTTGAGTGGCGGCTCATGCTGGCGCTCTTCGCCGGTCTGTTCGTTGCCGTCCTTCTCATCTGGTATGTTTCCTATACCGTGGAACAGCGCCTTCAGGCGCAGCGCACCCGGTTGCAGGCTGAAGGCGCTCTGCGCCTCGCGGATATCTGGGTCAGCGGTTTCATCGCCGAATATGCGCAGTACCTCAATGTAATCGGAGACAGTTATGCCCTCGGCATGCGGCTTGAAGACGAGGGCGCAACCGCAGCGTTGATCCAGGATTTTTCCGCCTGGGTGCGGGCGAAGCCCGACATTGCGCAATTACGCTATATCGCAGTCGACGGCACGGAAGAGGTTCGCGTCGACCGCGTCGGGGATGCGATTGTTCCGGTCGGCGCTACCGACCTGCAGGACAAATCCCCGCGCTATTACTTTCAGGCCGCCAACACACTGCCGGCCGGTTCGCTTTATCTCTCCCGGCTCGACCTCAATGTCGAGGATGGCGTGATCGAGGAACCCTGGAGACCGATGCTGCGCCTGGCCGCGCCGGTTTTTTCACCGGACGGCGCCCGCCGCGGCGTGCTCGTTGTCAATCTCGATGCCTCAAGCATTCTGGTCAAGCTTGATCTCTTGACCTCTCCCTTCGTCAGCCGAATTCAACTCCTGAATGCGGACGGTTACTGGATGGGCGGCGTGGCGCGGCGCGATCGCTGGGGTTTCATGTTCGGCAAGAACACGACGCTCGCCGAGCGTGCGCCGGGGCTCTTTGCGGACATGAAGGCCGGGGTCGAACACCGGAGCGATGCACAGGACTATGTCTTTGCCCGCCTGCCGGTTGGCGAGACGATCGCCGAGGACACCGGTTTCGATCATGTCGAAACGGCTGACGCGCCCTGGTACCTCCTGATCGTCTATCCGCTAAGACCTGGTTTTCTGTCATCGGAGAACCTGCCGGGCCTCGCCGTGCTTTTCATCGCCTCGGCCGCGTTTGCGGCGCTCGGCGCGCGGCTGATCGCCTATCGCAGGACGGCGGATGCACGGGTTCGCGCGGCGGAAGCGCGGATGGTGCGCATCGACCGGCTCGCAGGCCTTGGCGGTCTGGTGGCCGGCGTCGCGCATGAACTGAACACGCCGATCGGCAATGCCATGATGGTTGCGACCACGATCGACCGGCGCGCGGAAAGCCTTCAGGAGTCGCTTCAGGAAGGCCGGATCGGCCGCAACGCCTTCGCCCGGGCGCTCGACGATATCCGCCAGGGCACCCGGATGACCCGCGAGGCGCTGGAAGGGGCTGCGGAGATCATCGGCAATTTCAAGCAGATCGCTGTTGATCAGGCGAGCGACCGTCGTCGACGGTTTTCGCTCGCGCGCTACCTTCACGACACGATCTCGCTGCTCCAACCGCAGTTCTCAAAGGGCGATGTGCGACTTGTCGCCGGTCCGATGGACGAGATTCGCATGCACAGCTTTCCGGGGCCGCTCGGGCAGGCGGTCACAAACCTGGTCAACAACGCCCGCCTTCATGCCTTTCCGCACGGCGCGGCCGGGACCATAACCGTTTCGGCGGAACGGAAGGGCAGGCGCGGCGTGGCCATCAGCGTTGCCGACGATGGTTGCGGTATCTTGCCGGAAAACAGGGACAGGATCTTCGACCCTTTCTTCTCCACCTCGTTCGGAAAAGGCGGCAGCGGACTGGGCCTCGTCATTGTCCACAACATCGTCACCGGCGTGCTCGGCGGCGACATCGAGGTCGACAGCGCGCCGGGCGACGGAACGCGGATCACCCTTTTGCTTCCGCTTGTCTCGCCCGGTTCCGGCGTCGACGCAAATGCCTATCAGATGAAGGAGCAGGGCCCATGAACAATGATCTGGAGCTCGAACTCTTCGACGACGCGGCCGATGACGGCGCTGCGTTTGCCGGTCGGCCTTGGAAGGTGCTTGTGGTCGACGACAACCCGGATGTTCACGCTGCCACGGATTATGCGCTGAAGGATGTCTCGATCTTCGGACGGCCGCTCAAGACCATCTCGGCGCATTCCGTCGATGAGGCGATTGTGCGCGCCGAGGAGCACGAGGATATCGCGGTTTCGATGATCGACGTCGTCATGGAAACGGACGATGCCGGGATGAAGCTCGTCAAGGCTCTGAGAAACAAAGGGTTTTCGGATATGCGGCTGGTTCTCCGCACCGGCTATCCCGGCTATGCGCCTGAGCTTGCCGTGGTGACCGATTACGAGATCGACGGCTATCACACCAAGGATGAACTGACGCGCACGCGGCTGATCTCGCTTTTGACCACATCCATCCGCGCCTATGACAGCATCCGGGCCATGTCGCGCAGCCGCGAGGGGCTTGAGCTCATCGTCAGGAGCGCCCGACAGCTCTTCCGGCGCGGGAATCTGGAAATGTTCGCCGAGGGCGTGCTCACCCAGATTGCGGCGCTCCTGCGGGTGGATGCGGACGGTCTTGTCGCGGCAGCCGGTCCCCGCGGGGATGTGCTGCGCGTGGTTGCCGGCATAGGCCGCTACTCGGCCACGGGGCCGCTCGCCTTTGCCGAAGCGGCGCCGGACATCGCCGATC
This window of the Martelella lutilitoris genome carries:
- the leuB gene encoding 3-isopropylmalate dehydrogenase, translated to MSQRKLFLLPGDGIGPEITAELEKIIAFMNDKAGAGFEVEKGLVGGSAYDAHGVAISDEDMARAMAADAVILAAVGGPKWDNVPYDVRPEAGLLRLRKDMQLFANLRPAICYSALAASSSLKPELVEGLDILIVRELTGGVYFGEPKEIIDLDNGQQRAIDTQVYDTYEIERIAAVAFELARTRDNRVCSMEKRNVMKSGLFWNQVVTRVHDEKFSDVKLSHMLADAGGMQLVRAPKQFDVIVTDNLFGDMLSDVAAMLTGSLGMLPSASLGAEDPETGKRKAMYEPVHGSAPDIAGQGVANPLAMIASFAMCLRYSFNMIAEAEALEAAIADVLEDGYRTGDIMAEGCRKVGTAEMGDAVLAALAKKLAA
- a CDS encoding phosphatase PAP2 family protein produces the protein MTDKHPLPPALYRTRLRLFWRRRKTQKPFSLSATCWPWFLLPAATMALLSFAALDGPVASARDAMSASFQDLAARLTDLTTSPWILVTSGAVTLGALAVLARAGRTSARYRAVHVAHQAIYVFSTVAFASASVNVVKRLIGRARPSLFDNVGDFHFQFGGWAYDYASFPSGHATTSGAVFAALALLFPRMGPVFASMAIFFAFARVAVGAHYPSDISTGLFYGAWIAVLTAVIFARYRLLFTIPEKGLPQRR
- a CDS encoding sensor histidine kinase; translated protein: MRGALTSFLGRIVRKPTLVEWRLMLALFAGLFVAVLLIWYVSYTVEQRLQAQRTRLQAEGALRLADIWVSGFIAEYAQYLNVIGDSYALGMRLEDEGATAALIQDFSAWVRAKPDIAQLRYIAVDGTEEVRVDRVGDAIVPVGATDLQDKSPRYYFQAANTLPAGSLYLSRLDLNVEDGVIEEPWRPMLRLAAPVFSPDGARRGVLVVNLDASSILVKLDLLTSPFVSRIQLLNADGYWMGGVARRDRWGFMFGKNTTLAERAPGLFADMKAGVEHRSDAQDYVFARLPVGETIAEDTGFDHVETADAPWYLLIVYPLRPGFLSSENLPGLAVLFIASAAFAALGARLIAYRRTADARVRAAEARMVRIDRLAGLGGLVAGVAHELNTPIGNAMMVATTIDRRAESLQESLQEGRIGRNAFARALDDIRQGTRMTREALEGAAEIIGNFKQIAVDQASDRRRRFSLARYLHDTISLLQPQFSKGDVRLVAGPMDEIRMHSFPGPLGQAVTNLVNNARLHAFPHGAAGTITVSAERKGRRGVAISVADDGCGILPENRDRIFDPFFSTSFGKGGSGLGLVIVHNIVTGVLGGDIEVDSAPGDGTRITLLLPLVSPGSGVDANAYQMKEQGP